The region AAGCTGCAAAAGTAGGCGGAATTGGCTCATGCGGAAGAGAATTGTGCTGTTCAACCTGGCTTACTGATTTCAGATCGGTCAATACAAATGTTGCCAGATATCAGCAGCTTAGTATTAATCCTCAAAAATTAGCAGGACAGTGCGGAAAGCTGAAGTGTTGTCTTAACTATGAATTGGACAGCTATCTTGATGCATTAAGTAATTTCCCGTCGTCATCTACAACATTAGATACAGAAAAAGGAAGAGCGTTTTGTATTAAAATCGACGTTTTCAAAAAGAAAATGTGGTTTGCTTATGTTGAAAATTCTATGGCATGGTATGATTTTGATATCGATCTGGTAAAAAAATTAATCTCTAAAAATAAAAGAGGTGAAAAGACATTGCCGCTTGAAGATCTGAAAGAGCCTGAAACTTCAATAAAGAGCATTGATTTGATTCAGGAAAATAATGTAGATCGATTCGAGAAAAAAAATAAAGGGAACAACAGGCATAAAAACCAGAACCGATCCAACAATAATAATCAAAACAATCAGAATCAGCAAGGACAACAAGGTCAGAAAAGACCGAGTAATAAGCCTGAAAGACAAGATCGTGATCGTTCTGAAAAATCTGAAAGGCCGCAAAATTCTAATGCGAACAATCAACCAAGACCGCAAAAGAATCAGCAGCCAAAACCCCAGTTGGAAAAAGTAGCAGCACCAAATGCTGATGCAGAGAAAAAGCCAAACCCGAATAAGAAAAAGTTCAAAAAGAAATTTCCTCCCAAAAAAGATAACAATGCGTAAAATTTTAGGATTATTAGCTTTTATTTTTCTGTTGAGTTGTAATTCTTCGGGAGAAGATGTTATCATGAATTCCGTCAATAATAAATGGGGTAAGAAGCAGGAGCAGAAATTTAATCTGGAAATTTCAGATCCGCAAAATCCTAAAAATATTATTTTTGTGGTAAGGAATAATAATGAATATCCTTACAGCAATATTAGATTTATTGTGAATTTCACCAATCTTCAAAACAAGAAAAAAGACGTGGATACGTTAAATTATGTACTGGCAAAACCCAATGGAGAATGGCTTGGTACAGGTTTTGGTGATACGAAGGAAACTTTTTTCCAATATAAACTCAACTATAAGTTTCCGGAAAAAGGTAAATATGAAATAGGAGTAATTCAGGCTATGAGAAATGATAACCTCCCTGGAATAGAAGATCTTGGAGTGAAAATAGAAACGGCTAAACCGTAACCATACATGGAAGAAAATAAACAAAATAATGGAAGTAAAGGAAAAACATTTCCTCTTCCACCTAAAAAAAAGAAAGACACCGCTTGGAAAAAGTGGGTGAAAGTAATCTGGATAGGATTTATTGTCGTTGTTTTAGGAATATCAGGACTTTTCTTTGCTGTATCTCAAGGCTTTTTGGGAGAAATGCCGGATGTAAAAGAGCTTGAAAATCCTAACATCTATGTAGCATCTGAAATTATTTCTTCAGACGGAGTTGTTTTAGGTAAATTTGAAAAAGAAAAAACACAGCCGGTTATTTATAAAGATCTTCCTCTGTATCTTGTTTATGCATTACAGGCAAAAGAAGATGAGCGTTTTAAAGAACATTCCGGAATTGATTTACAATCTATTGCAAGAGCAATAGTATATGGTGGTTCAAGAGGAGGGGGTTCTACGATTACTCAACAGCTTGCAAAGCTTCTTTTCACAGGAAATGCTTCTCAAAATAAATTTGAAAGAGCTTTTCAGAAGCTAAAAGAATGGGTAGTTGCAGTAAGTCTGGAGAAAAGATATACTAAAGAAGAAATTATTACTCAGTATTTTAATAAGTTTGATTTCTTATTTAATGCCAATGGAATTGAAATGGCTTCAAAAGTTTATTTCAATAAAAAGACTTCTGAACTTACACTTCCGGAAGCGGCAACTTTCGTAGCGATGCTTGAAAATCCGAGGAAAAATAATCCTTATAGAAATCCTGAGCAAGCAAAAGAAAGAAGAAATGTGGTTTTGGAGCAAATGCAAAAAACAGGTTACATTGATATGGCAACCTATGAAAAAGCAAAAGAAACTCCAATTACAGTTGATTTCCATCCTATCAAAGATATTACGGAAGGATACTCTGCTTACTACAAGCATTATCTTAGAAAAGAGATCAATCAATATCTTGACGATTACGAAAAAGAGACAGGCAAAAAACTTAATCTTTTCAGAGATGGTCTAAAAATATATGTTACTCTTGATTCTAAAATGCAGAAATATGCTGAGGAATCAATTAGAGAACATTTAACGGATCTTCAGAAAAGATTTGATGCCGAACAAAGAGGAAGAAAAGACAGACCTTTCTACTATCTTAACAGTACACAAATTAATGATCTGATGGTTCAGGCGATGAAGAGAACCGGAAGGTATAAACTGTTGAAAGAAGATGGTCTTTCTGATGAAGCCATCATTGCAGAATTTAAAAAGCCGGTTAAAACATCCCGTTTTACCTGGGCCGGAGAAGAAGAGGTGGAAATGTCTCCTTGGGATTCTATCAAATGGCATAAACAGATTGCGCAGGCAGGTTTAATGTCTGTAGTTCCGGGAACCGGAGAAATTAAAGCTTGGGTAGGAGGTATTGACTGGCAGCATTTCCAGTATGACCATATTAAACAAGGTAAAAGACAGGTAGGATCTACATTTAAGCCTTTCGTATACGCGACTGCAATTATGAAATTAGGTTTAACGCCATGTTCTACGATTTCTAATGCAAGCTTCGACAAAGGAAGTTATCACGTTCCTGGAAGAGGGGGAATGCTTACCTTAAAAGATGCTTTGGCATTTTCTCAAAACCCGGTTGCACTACGTTTGGCAGAAATGACAGGAACACAAAGTGTGATACAAACAGCGAGGGACTTAGGAGTTACTGAAGAAATATCAACCAGTTTGCCAATGGCATTAGGAGCTTCAGATATTACTATTTATGAAATGGTAGGAGCATACAGTACTTTTGCCAATTACGGAAATTACAATAAGCCGGAAATGATCTGGAGAATAGAAGATGCAAATGGTAGAGTAATCAAAGAAGTAAATGTGGAGCCAAAAGAAGTAATGAATCCTTTGTATGCTTATACAATGATTGAATTGATGAAAGGGGTTGCACAGTATGGTACTGCTTCTGGGGAATTAGGTAGAAAAGGTATTTCGAAGGATGTTGAAATTGCCGGAAAAACAGGAACAACGCAAAATAACTCCGATGGTTGGTTTATGGGGATTACTCCAAAATTAGCGACAGGAGCTTGGGTAGGCTGGGAAGACAGAGCGACGCACTTCTTAGGAACGGGTGAAGGACAGGGAGCAAAAATGGCTTTGCCTATTTGGGCGATCTATATGAAGAAAGTATGGGCAGATAAAAGTTTAGGGATTTCTACTCAGGATAAATTTGTAAAACCTTCAGAATGGAAAGATGGATGTTCCAACCTTAAAGGATTAGGAAGTGGATATGGAGATGATGGAGGATTGCAAACTTTAGATGAAATTAAAAATCCGAAGCCTGCAGAACCTTCTCCTAAAAAGAATTCCGATAAGAAGGATGAGAATGTAAATGACAATCTCAATAAAGGAGACGAAATTGATTTCAATAATAAATAATTTAGATAGAGCCTTCCAGAAATGGGAGGCTTTTTTGTAATCAAATTAATATCTTTGGTATATGAATCTTACTAATATAAAGCAGCCATTTAAAGAGGTTTTTCCAGGAGATTTTTCTGGAAATCCAATGCAGAGAATGACCCCTAAAGTGTTGTTCTCGACAGTTGTTCCAGTCGAATTTAAAAATCCTGAACTTATTGTTTTTAATGAAAAGCTATCCGAAAAAATTGGATTAGGCAGTTATGAAGAAAAAGATCTCGGTTTTTTGGTAGGAAATCATTTACCTGAAAATATTAAACCCTATTCAACTGCTTATGCAGGACATCAGTTTGGGAACTGGGCAGGACAATTAGGAGATGGTAGAGCAATTTATGCAGGAGAAATTGAAAACCAGTTAGGAGAGAAAAACGAGATACAATGGAAAGGAGCCGGAGCAACGCCTTATTCAAGGCATGCGGACGGAAGAGCGGTACTCAGATCTTCTGTTAGAGAATATCTCATGAGTGAGGCAATGTGTCATTTGGGCATTCCTACAACAAGAGCATTAAGTTTAAGCTTTACAGGAGAAAAGGTAGTAAGAGATATTTTATATAGTGGAAATCCTCAGGAAGAAAAAGGAGCGGTGGTTATCAGAACGGCAGAAAGCTTTTTAAGGTTTGGGCACTTCGAATTATTGTCTGCTCAACAGGAATATAAAACATTGCAGGATCTTCTGGATTTTACCATAAAGAATTATTTTCCTGAAATCCAATCTGAAGGAAATCAAAAGTATAAAGACTTTTTTGAAAATGTAGCGAAAAGAACAGCCGATCTTATGGTGGAGTGGTTTAGGGTCGGTTTCGTACATGGGGTAATGAATACCGACAATATGTCAATTCTCGGCCTTACGATAGATTACGGACCATTTTCAATGATGGATGAATATGATCTGAATTTTACATCCAATACGACAGACCTTCCGGGAAAAAGATATGCTTTTGGAAAACAGGGGCAGATTGCTCAATGGAATCTTTGGCAGATGGCCAATGCACTTCATCCAGTTATAAAAGACGAGAAGTTTTTAGAAGATACCCTAAATAAATTCGGAGATTACTTTTGGAAAGGACACGACAATATGTTGTGCAATAAATTTGGATTTGATCAATTATTAGAAAGTGATGAAGAGTTTTTTATCAATTGGCAGGGTTTGATGCAGGAATTTCAACTTGATTATACACTCTTTTTTAATGTGTTGGAAAGAATTGGTGAGAATCCTGATTTGAAAGTTGAATTTGAAAATATCTCATATGTTCCATTAGAAGATGAAGCTTTTTCAAAAATCAGAAATTTTATCAATCAATATGAATTAAGGCTTGAGAAAAATGAAATTTCAAGAGAAGAATCTTTACAATTAATGCAGAAAACCAATCCTAAATTCACCTTGAGAAATTATCTTCTTTATGAATGCATTGAAGAAATTGAAAATGGAAAGACTATTTTGCTTGAAAAATTAATCGGAGCATTAGAAAATCCTTATGAAGAAAAATTTCCTGAATTTTCTGTAAAAAGACCATCGAAATATGATGATGTTTCGGGTTGTTCTATGTTGTCTTGTAGCTCTTAATATTGGAGTAATAGACTTTCATATGTGAATAATTGAAAATAATTATTCATTTCAGGTTGTATTTTTTACTTTTGCAAAAATTTTAGGAGTGTCCATACAATCAAAACTTTACAGTTTTTTTAAAATAGTATTTCCTTCCACTTTTATAGAACTTGGTATTTTCCTTTTCTTTCTGTGTGTCTATGGGATTTTAGGGTCTTATATAGCGGTGAATTATACCGTAATTTTCGATGATAGAATTCCCTGGGATGCTTATTTTAGTTTTGACAACCGCTCTATTGTGATGACGGGAGGGAGCTTTGAGCGTCACCCATTGTCTTACTATTTTTTCAATTGGTTGCGTGAATTCGCTTTTCTTTTTTCTGGTGGAAAGAAAGATGATACTTTTAGATTGGTTTTAGCTTGGATGAGTAATCTGATGGTAAGTTTAAGTATTGTGCAAATCTTTAAATATTTGAAAAATATTATTGAGCTGCCATTAATAATCAATTTTTTACTGATTGCTTTCTTTTCTGTTTTTTCTACAGCGATTCTGCTTTCCTTTACTCCGGAAAACTTTACCTACACGCTGTTTTTATTAATGCTTTTCAATTATTATGCTGCAACAACGCTTAAAAATGACAAAAAGATCTCTCCATTAGCATTGGTTACTGCGGGGGTTACTATCGGAGGACTTACCATTACCAATTTGGTAAAGGTTTTTATTCCTGTGTTTTTTGAAAAAGATTTATTTAAAAGCTGGAAAAAACTTCTGAACGCGTTTATAAGAGGTTTGGTAACGGTAATCTGCTTTGTGTTGCTTTATCTGAACAGAATTGAGTTCAAGTATGAGAATATCTTCTCCAAAACCAGCAGTCAGTATGAAAAATTTTCGAATGCTGAGCCGGCCTCAGTTTGGGATATGATTGTTTCTTTCTTTTTTGGAGGAAATATGCTCTTCCCGGGATTTTTCATCAGAGATAAACATAATATGAAAGGCTTTCATTACAAAGGGTTGTTTATGGACGTGTATTCGTCACCGGTTTCCTATCTGTTTGTCTTTTCAATAATTGGACTTCTTTTGTGGAGTTATTGTAAAAATTTTAAAAATAAATTTGTTCAGATTATTGTCATTTCTTTCGCTATAGATATTATTATCCACTGCTTTATGAGATTTGGGTTACATACGTCCTATATCTACGGAGGCCATTTTGTTTTTGTGTATGTTTTGTTGTTAGGATGGCTTTTTTATGCATATAAATCCTCACCGAAAATGCTATCATTGCTTACTGCAGTTGTGAGTGTATTGTTGGTTTACTTAGGATATAATAACTATTTAAGAATGGAAGAGTTTTTTGACTTTCTGAATAAATTTTATCAATAAAAAAGCTGAGAAAATTCTCAGCTTTTATTTTTTGTATTTCTTTGATTATTTGGCTTCTGCACAGAAAATTCTGTATTGTACAGCAACGGCAGATTTGAAGTATTCCTTTATTTTAGAAAGATCGGAAGCAGCACTTTGTTTACTGAAATAACTTCCTGCCAAAATTTTGTAATTAGGCCGCAATGAAGCATCAGTTTCCACTTTTAGATTCGGAAATCTCTTTCTGAAATAAGTTTTGATTTCGTTGGCTTCATCATTACTTTTTACAGTGGTAATTTGTATTTTGTATCCTAAAATTCTAGGATT is a window of Candidatus Chryseobacterium colombiense DNA encoding:
- a CDS encoding transglycosylase domain-containing protein, which produces MEENKQNNGSKGKTFPLPPKKKKDTAWKKWVKVIWIGFIVVVLGISGLFFAVSQGFLGEMPDVKELENPNIYVASEIISSDGVVLGKFEKEKTQPVIYKDLPLYLVYALQAKEDERFKEHSGIDLQSIARAIVYGGSRGGGSTITQQLAKLLFTGNASQNKFERAFQKLKEWVVAVSLEKRYTKEEIITQYFNKFDFLFNANGIEMASKVYFNKKTSELTLPEAATFVAMLENPRKNNPYRNPEQAKERRNVVLEQMQKTGYIDMATYEKAKETPITVDFHPIKDITEGYSAYYKHYLRKEINQYLDDYEKETGKKLNLFRDGLKIYVTLDSKMQKYAEESIREHLTDLQKRFDAEQRGRKDRPFYYLNSTQINDLMVQAMKRTGRYKLLKEDGLSDEAIIAEFKKPVKTSRFTWAGEEEVEMSPWDSIKWHKQIAQAGLMSVVPGTGEIKAWVGGIDWQHFQYDHIKQGKRQVGSTFKPFVYATAIMKLGLTPCSTISNASFDKGSYHVPGRGGMLTLKDALAFSQNPVALRLAEMTGTQSVIQTARDLGVTEEISTSLPMALGASDITIYEMVGAYSTFANYGNYNKPEMIWRIEDANGRVIKEVNVEPKEVMNPLYAYTMIELMKGVAQYGTASGELGRKGISKDVEIAGKTGTTQNNSDGWFMGITPKLATGAWVGWEDRATHFLGTGEGQGAKMALPIWAIYMKKVWADKSLGISTQDKFVKPSEWKDGCSNLKGLGSGYGDDGGLQTLDEIKNPKPAEPSPKKNSDKKDENVNDNLNKGDEIDFNNK
- a CDS encoding YdiU family protein is translated as MNLTNIKQPFKEVFPGDFSGNPMQRMTPKVLFSTVVPVEFKNPELIVFNEKLSEKIGLGSYEEKDLGFLVGNHLPENIKPYSTAYAGHQFGNWAGQLGDGRAIYAGEIENQLGEKNEIQWKGAGATPYSRHADGRAVLRSSVREYLMSEAMCHLGIPTTRALSLSFTGEKVVRDILYSGNPQEEKGAVVIRTAESFLRFGHFELLSAQQEYKTLQDLLDFTIKNYFPEIQSEGNQKYKDFFENVAKRTADLMVEWFRVGFVHGVMNTDNMSILGLTIDYGPFSMMDEYDLNFTSNTTDLPGKRYAFGKQGQIAQWNLWQMANALHPVIKDEKFLEDTLNKFGDYFWKGHDNMLCNKFGFDQLLESDEEFFINWQGLMQEFQLDYTLFFNVLERIGENPDLKVEFENISYVPLEDEAFSKIRNFINQYELRLEKNEISREESLQLMQKTNPKFTLRNYLLYECIEEIENGKTILLEKLIGALENPYEEKFPEFSVKRPSKYDDVSGCSMLSCSS
- the ricT gene encoding regulatory iron-sulfur-containing complex subunit RicT: MSCGCKTSGDSAHSCGPKKTANGCENVNTCGNSYKLSVFDWLSNIQNPVSNRCDFVEVRFKNDRKSFYKNVNNIPLHIGSVVTVESSPGHDIGVVSLTGELVKIQMKKKKVSEESALKIYRQSNQKDIEVWQEVRKKEDSVKIEARKIAQRLGLEMKVTDVEYQGDASKVTFYYTADNRIDFRQLIKDYAGAFRTKIDMKQIGFRQEAAKVGGIGSCGRELCCSTWLTDFRSVNTNVARYQQLSINPQKLAGQCGKLKCCLNYELDSYLDALSNFPSSSTTLDTEKGRAFCIKIDVFKKKMWFAYVENSMAWYDFDIDLVKKLISKNKRGEKTLPLEDLKEPETSIKSIDLIQENNVDRFEKKNKGNNRHKNQNRSNNNNQNNQNQQGQQGQKRPSNKPERQDRDRSEKSERPQNSNANNQPRPQKNQQPKPQLEKVAAPNADAEKKPNPNKKKFKKKFPPKKDNNA
- a CDS encoding DUF6080 domain-containing protein, with product MSIQSKLYSFFKIVFPSTFIELGIFLFFLCVYGILGSYIAVNYTVIFDDRIPWDAYFSFDNRSIVMTGGSFERHPLSYYFFNWLREFAFLFSGGKKDDTFRLVLAWMSNLMVSLSIVQIFKYLKNIIELPLIINFLLIAFFSVFSTAILLSFTPENFTYTLFLLMLFNYYAATTLKNDKKISPLALVTAGVTIGGLTITNLVKVFIPVFFEKDLFKSWKKLLNAFIRGLVTVICFVLLYLNRIEFKYENIFSKTSSQYEKFSNAEPASVWDMIVSFFFGGNMLFPGFFIRDKHNMKGFHYKGLFMDVYSSPVSYLFVFSIIGLLLWSYCKNFKNKFVQIIVISFAIDIIIHCFMRFGLHTSYIYGGHFVFVYVLLLGWLFYAYKSSPKMLSLLTAVVSVLLVYLGYNNYLRMEEFFDFLNKFYQ
- a CDS encoding gliding motility lipoprotein GldH; protein product: MRKILGLLAFIFLLSCNSSGEDVIMNSVNNKWGKKQEQKFNLEISDPQNPKNIIFVVRNNNEYPYSNIRFIVNFTNLQNKKKDVDTLNYVLAKPNGEWLGTGFGDTKETFFQYKLNYKFPEKGKYEIGVIQAMRNDNLPGIEDLGVKIETAKP